One window of Ralstonia pickettii DTP0602 genomic DNA carries:
- a CDS encoding 2-keto-4-pentenoate hydratase (K02554: mhpD; 2-keto-4-pentenoate hydratase [EC:4.2.1.80]), which translates to MSPIMHSELIREIGASLHQALATRHPLAPLTDSWPDLTIDDAYRIQLAMVQHRLDAGERVVGKKIGVTSRVVMDMLNVRQPDFGHLLSGMVYPDGAAIAADTLIAPKAEGEIAFVLKDDLEGPGVTNADVLRATAYVLPCFEIVDSRIRDWKIRIQDTVADNASSGVFVLGDAAVDARSVDLGTVGMTLEKNGEIVATGAGAAALGHPVNAVAWLANTLGRLGIGLKRGEVILSGSLAAMVPVAAGDQLRISLGDIGSAGVRFV; encoded by the coding sequence GTGAGTCCCATCATGCATAGCGAACTGATCCGCGAAATCGGCGCCAGCCTGCACCAGGCGCTTGCCACCCGGCACCCGCTGGCGCCGCTGACCGACTCCTGGCCCGACCTGACCATCGACGACGCCTACCGTATCCAGCTGGCCATGGTGCAGCACCGGCTCGACGCCGGCGAGCGCGTGGTCGGCAAGAAGATCGGCGTCACCAGCCGGGTGGTGATGGACATGCTCAACGTGCGCCAGCCTGACTTTGGCCACCTGCTGTCCGGCATGGTCTACCCGGACGGTGCCGCCATCGCCGCCGACACGCTGATCGCACCCAAGGCCGAGGGCGAGATCGCCTTCGTGCTGAAGGACGACCTCGAAGGCCCGGGGGTGACCAATGCCGACGTGCTGCGCGCGACCGCCTATGTGCTGCCGTGCTTCGAGATCGTCGACTCGCGCATCCGCGACTGGAAGATCCGCATCCAGGACACGGTGGCTGACAACGCGTCCTCCGGCGTCTTCGTGCTGGGCGACGCCGCGGTCGATGCGCGCAGCGTGGACCTGGGGACCGTCGGCATGACGCTGGAGAAAAACGGCGAGATCGTCGCCACCGGTGCCGGCGCCGCCGCACTGGGGCATCCCGTCAACGCGGTCGCATGGCTGGCCAACACGCTGGGAAGGCTGGGCATCGGCCTGAAGCGCGGCGAAGTGATCCTGTCCGGCTCGCTGGCCGCGATGGTGCCGGTGGCCGCCGGCGACCAGCTGCGCATCAGCCTGGGCGACATCGGCTCGGCCGGCGTGCGCTTCGTCTGA
- the gabD gene encoding succinate-semialdehyde dehdyrogenase (catalyzes the formation of succinate from succinate semialdehyde; NADP dependent~K10217: dmpC; aminomuconate-semialdehyde dehydrogenase [EC:1.2.1.32]): MKDFKNFINGEWVGTARTFENRNPADNTLIGHVHEAGQAEVDAAVQAARNALHGPWGRMTVAQRVELLHAVADGINRRFDEFVQAEIADTGKPYVLASHIDIPRGAANFKVFADLIRNVPTESFAMDTPDGGKAINYAVRSPRGVIGVVCPWNLPLLLMTWKVGPALACGNTVVVKPSEETPATATLLGEVMNEAGVPPGVYNVVHGFGPDSAGAFLTGHPQVNGITFTGETRTGEAIMKAAANGVRPVSFELGGKNAGIVFADADFDKAVAGITRSAFENSGQVCLGTERVYVQRPIFERFVAALKAKAEGLKLGRPTDDGVNMGPLVSHEHRDKVLSYYRKAAEAGATVVTGGGVPQMPGVLAEGAWVQPTIWTGLPESAAVIREEIFGPCCHIAPFDTEEEVIELANDTPYGLAATVWTSDLGTAHRMGSALEVGICWINAWFLRDLRTAFGGARQSGIGREGGVHSLEFYTELRNVCVKL, from the coding sequence ATGAAAGACTTCAAGAACTTCATCAATGGCGAGTGGGTCGGCACCGCACGCACCTTCGAGAACCGCAACCCCGCCGACAACACCCTGATCGGCCACGTGCACGAAGCCGGCCAGGCCGAAGTCGATGCCGCCGTGCAGGCCGCGCGCAACGCCTTGCATGGCCCGTGGGGCCGCATGACGGTGGCGCAGCGCGTGGAGCTGCTGCACGCCGTCGCCGACGGCATCAACCGCCGCTTCGACGAGTTCGTGCAGGCCGAGATCGCCGACACCGGCAAGCCCTACGTCCTCGCCAGCCATATCGACATCCCGCGCGGCGCGGCCAATTTCAAGGTCTTTGCCGACCTGATCCGGAACGTGCCGACCGAGAGCTTCGCCATGGACACGCCGGACGGCGGCAAGGCCATCAACTACGCGGTGCGCAGCCCGCGCGGCGTGATCGGCGTGGTGTGCCCGTGGAACCTGCCGCTGCTGCTGATGACATGGAAGGTCGGGCCGGCGCTGGCATGCGGCAATACCGTGGTAGTCAAGCCGTCAGAGGAAACGCCCGCCACCGCCACGCTGCTGGGCGAGGTGATGAACGAGGCCGGCGTGCCGCCGGGCGTCTACAACGTCGTACACGGCTTCGGGCCGGACTCTGCCGGCGCCTTCCTGACCGGCCACCCGCAAGTCAACGGCATCACCTTCACGGGCGAGACCCGCACCGGCGAGGCCATCATGAAGGCAGCCGCCAATGGCGTGCGGCCGGTGTCGTTCGAACTGGGCGGCAAGAACGCCGGCATCGTGTTTGCCGATGCGGATTTCGACAAGGCCGTGGCCGGCATCACGCGCTCGGCATTCGAGAACAGCGGACAGGTCTGCCTTGGGACGGAGCGTGTCTACGTGCAGCGCCCGATCTTCGAGCGCTTTGTCGCCGCGCTGAAGGCGAAGGCCGAAGGCCTGAAGCTCGGGCGGCCGACCGACGATGGCGTCAACATGGGCCCGCTGGTCTCGCACGAGCATCGCGACAAGGTGCTGTCCTACTATCGCAAGGCCGCCGAAGCCGGCGCCACGGTCGTGACCGGCGGCGGCGTGCCGCAGATGCCGGGCGTGCTCGCCGAAGGCGCCTGGGTGCAGCCGACCATCTGGACCGGCCTGCCGGAGAGCGCGGCAGTGATCCGCGAAGAAATCTTCGGGCCGTGCTGCCATATCGCCCCGTTCGACACTGAAGAAGAAGTCATTGAACTGGCCAACGATACCCCATACGGCCTGGCGGCCACCGTCTGGACCAGCGACCTTGGCACCGCGCACCGCATGGGCAGCGCGCTGGAGGTCGGCATCTGCTGGATCAATGCCTGGTTCCTGCGCGACCTGCGCACGGCCTTCGGCGGCGCCAGGCAGTCCGGCATCGGCCGCGAAGGCGGCGTCCATTCGCTGGAGTTCTACACCGAACTGCGCAACGTCTGCGTCAAACTGTGA